The Anas acuta chromosome 7, bAnaAcu1.1, whole genome shotgun sequence DNA window AATTAGAATTTTACATCTTTGTTTTACATAGGTCATTTACATTTCAGTTGCTTTAATCTGTATTACAAAGGCCTAAAATCTAGAAATACGCTTCTGAGAAGGAAGAGCTTCTAAAGAACAGATCACCGCAATAATTAAGAGGTAAAAAGAATGCTGTTCCTAAGTTCCAGGTTAAGATCCTAACTCCACAAGAATGACAGAAGAGATCCTTACCCAGTTAGtagcattattttcttttaatttctctctgaaataGTCAGTCACCTTCTTTTCCCAATCAGAATTTGGAAGATTTTGGGCTACAAAACAAGACACATTTACATGAGCGTTAGCATCATGTAGCATAATGCTGAACAGAAACGTGTTAACTTAGTAAGCAGTTTATACACGTATGCGCGTTTTGAGTAAACGACTTAATTTTAGACAACTTCAAGGCTATTGCAATTGTTTCAACTTCCTTATCTTACCCCACTTTAGATAAACGAGAGGGAACGCTGCTGGAAATGCAGAAGGGCTCTGAAACGCTGCCGTGTACCCTGAGAAACTGCAGGAGGTGAGGGGCCACCTTCCGCTGGGTGGTCActgaggaattatttttatttcgCGGTCCTTTTCGTTAAGATCACACCTAGCACCGAAGAGCCCTGGCAGCGTTCACAGGTGCTCGGTGGCCAGGGAGCCATGCGGGCAGGTAGAGCAGAGACCCGACACCCCCaagggctgcccccagcctctGTGTGCTCAAGCACAGCTAGCTCAGGAACACCTCGCAGCAGCACCGAGCCAAAAACCCtcttcagctttttattttaaacccgGGAGCCGCTCCCCGGGCCGGGACAGCCCCTGCGGTTCGCCGCCCGCCCCTCACCTCACCTCAGGCGGGGAGAAGGAGGCGGNNNNNNNNNNNNNNNNNNNNNNNNNNNNNNNNNNNNNNNNNNNNNNNNNNNNNNNNNNNNNNNNNNNNNNNNNNNNNNNNNNNNNNNNNNNNNNNNNNNNNNNNNNNNNNNNNNNNNNNNNNNNNNNNNNNNNNNNNNNNNNNNNNNNNNNNNNNNNNNNNNNNNNNNNNNNNNNNNNNNNNNNNNNNNNNNNNNNNNNNtccttctcctcctcctcctcccgcctcGCCCAGCCCGCGGCCGCCATCTTAGGGGCGGGCCGGGGCGTGCGGAAGGGGCCGGGCGGTGGCGGGGCAGGGACGTGGCCGGGGCGCAGCCATGGCGGCGGCGAAGCCCGGGGCTGGTGGAGGTGGCAGCGGCAccaacctcctcttctcctcctccgccaccgaGTTCAACTTCACCGTGCCCTTCATCCCCGTCAGCCAGGCCCCGGCCGTGCCGCCGGGCCCCGCTCTGCTGGCAGCGGGTAGGAGGcaggggggggggtgaggggggaacGGGGCTGCTCGGTGCCGGCGGGCGGTgtgggggcaccgggggggagagggggccCTGcgcctcttcctcttcttcctcctcttcctcctcctctgttcCTTGATGGAGGTCTGTAGATGGCCTCTagacattaattattttaaattttattgcatCGGTGCGTATCGAGTCCAAGATCCAAGCCTCGGTTTCAACGCTGGCGTATCTTACGTAGGGGAAGTATTAACGTGTCAGGAAATAAACGGAATATGTCTCTCTAGGCTTAACAAATATTTGCCAAGTGTGGCCTCAAAATGTTCCATAAATCTATGTTTtctgggggagagagggagtAAAAGCATTGGAATATTATTCCTGCTTATTTGAGGTACATGGCTGATGCCTTTACTAATGCTGTTTGTTCAGTGCTTATATATGTTTTCTTGCAAATATAAGTTGTTTATTGTCATAATTTCTAATAGCAAATCTGGAAGGTAGCATTGCACGGATAACTCTCATGTGGCAGCTTCTAGAAGACGAGCTAGGGAGAAAATCTGTTGATCAGCTTTCAGTAATGCGGTGTGATTAGCTGTGTGCTCTTCATTTCACTTAAGTTTTGGTTGGATGCAGGTCCACAGGCTTACAGCTGGAGTGAGTTTCCGTGCCAAAGGTCTACCGAGGTTATGCCACATCCTGTGTTTCTTCAGGAAAGGCCCCCTTCCTGTTAGCTTCTGTGGTCCCTCGCCTTGCCCCTTCATCCAGCCAGCTGGCATAGGGACCTGGCTGCGCAGAGCAGTTTGCATCTTGCATCAGTTTGGAACAGGAAGGAACAAGCCCTAGGGTTTAATCCTAAATTGTAATGGGGATTGGTCTCGGGAATTGTTTGCCATCCAACTGAGAGCTGATGTTTGGAAGCTGGGTGTTAATCTGTTGTATCTCAAAGAGTGCTTTGGGTTGTGCAGTTTGAGGAGAGAAGACATTCTCTGGTTCAAATGCATACGAAGTAGCCAACATCCTTAGTGTGGGATGAGAGGAGCACTGCCAGCGAGGAAATGGACTACTTCTGCCTGTGATTGTTGGGTGGCAGCCTGGTACCATCTGTGAGGGGGTGTACAGGCGGCTGTCACACAGTCACTGCTGAAGAGAGACTGTTCTGTGTAGGAGATGAACACTGCCCCAGATGACAAATCTGTAGAATcacaggatttctttttttcatttgtattaagTGCTTTTTCTGCCGGTCTATGTATATGTTTCAATGTAGATTTTGcagattagaaaaaaagtaatgtagAAAGTAACGTGCTCTGTCTaaaagctgtgtgtgcatgtatatatacaatTGTTGTCAACCCCATTTTCTAGGAAATGGACGGCTTAACTAAATTTCCAAAGCATAGTTGAAATTTAGGTTGTTTGTGAATGTGCATGTGGTAAAGGCCTTGAAAACTCCTCAGCACGTTGCTGTGTTTGTTGTGATCTGACATTGCAGTGAGATAAATTGCCTGCTCCGCGACTGGTTATTTTGGAAAGCGGAGAACTGGCAGTGAGGTATGCAGTTTGCTTCTCTCTGTTCCACAGTGTTTATGAAATatgaagggaagaagaaacttCCAATCGTGAAAATAAGACCCTTTATTAAGTACAAATGGCTATTCTGCTTGTAACTGGGAAGTGATCCAGAGACCTGAATTTATGATGATCATTGCTTCTAAATGGCTTTAATGTTCTGCACAGGATGGTTCATGTACAGAGATCTGGGGGTTTGTTCCTCAAAGCAGCGTAAAACACCACAGGTGAAGTAAGAGAAATTGATAGGTATGGGTGATGCTTGCCTGAAATTGATGCCATCTGAGAAGACAGCTAAATAAAAGTTGGTTACAACAGTCCATTTTATTCatgacagctgctgcttctctggttAATTAACTAGAtctgcagcttcccagggaGACTGCTCTGTGGAttcctccctgtcccctgccagaGCAGTGACAACACTCTTAGGACTTCTGTAAACTGCACTGGTTGCTTGCAGGATGCTGTTCCctcagcaggcaggcagcaacaCTCACACTGCCCCAGGTCCAACTCAGTTTATTGTGAGAATGTCAAGCCCCTTCCCTTTCCAGGTGCTGCTGGGTCACTGCAGAAAACATCGTCCAGGAGCTGTCACGGCCTTCCATGATTTTAAACCCTCTCCTGCAATTATGCAGGATGGGGAGTTAATTTTCTGCTCCAGAGATTTACCTCTTGTGCCGGTCTAGAGTAGGACTTTTAGACAGAACTGGCATAAGTCTCACTCATCAAATGACTTGGAGTGATGAGGTTTGGCCACCTTGCAAATCAAGTGGGAAAACTTGTGAGAGGTTTGCTGAAGGGTTGGGTGAGAATGGCCTTAATCCATGAAGAACCATAACCAATAGGCATGGTCTGTTTGGGATTTAAGACCTACTTTTGAATTAGATCTTGGAAGTCTTATGCTTAGTCACTGTTTTCATGGTAAGAGGAAATGAACCAAAGCTGCTTTTGCATTTGATAGCTATAAGGGAGATTGAAAGGGATTTCAGTGCCCTGGAAGCAGGGTTCTTTGCTAAACTGGCTTGCGAAGGTCCTGACTTGAGTCATAGTTTGGCCTCTTATTTCAAACTCTTACTTTTTGTTGCTTTATATGTATGCACTGAATGAGTGTTGTGGTCTGTTTTCAATGTTTTTGAAGACTTAACAGCTTTTGTTTCAAGGTTATGGCACATTTAATCTTCAAGGATATCTAAGACCTGTAGTTTTTCTGGCTTTATGGGGTCCAGTAGAGTTTTGGAAATAGCCGATAACGTTACAGAACACTTTGCATACGTATGCTGACTGGTTTGAGCCTCTCAGGGCATCTTTCATgacctttttcttgttttttgcaGACGATTCTGCAGACGTTGGTGAAGAGGACAGCTTCTTGGGTCAGACCACTGCGAGCCCAAATCCACCACAGACTTTCAACTATTTCTCTCAAGTACCTAGCAGCAGCGATCCCTTTGGAAGCATTGGACAGCCGCCCCTAACAACAGTCGCACCGCCTGCTGGAGCACCGGCCTTCTCCAGGCCTCCAACTTCCCTTCCACTGGGGTCTGGGCCACAGGATGGGCAAAACGCCTTCTCACCGCACGTTCCCAAGTCCCAGGCCTCGTACGGCACACCGCCGACTTCACAGGGGGGAATGGCAGCTTACCAGACTCCTCAGCAGAGCTGTCCCCCACCAAATGTCTCTGCTCTCCCCCACGGCGCGTCTCCGCAGGGCTTTAACCCTTACCGCCACAccaccctgagcagcagagcGAACCCCTATCTTactccaccacagctgcagcagagtCCTCCGCCAGGCCAAGCTGCTCACCCACCGTCCTCTGTACCACCTGTGCAGATGTACCAGACGCCTCCAGGGGCATTGGCGCAGGTAAGGGACTTGTTCCTGACACGGTGGTACCAGAATGTAATGATTTCAGATGCTTTCCTGTCTGAATTGTACCTTAAAGATTCCTCAAACCCACCCCACtcccccaaaaggaaaaaaaaaaacacaacaacaaaaacacagggaaaaaaaaaaaagaccagaaaaGTCTTGAATTATTTCCTATAGCAAAATCTTTTAACTGGAACTAGCCTGGAACTATTGCTTTAGGAAAACATCCCAATCCTTGAATTGAACGTACCTTGATGCTGTAGGTATGTGAGCCTCTGACTTCAGGAACAGAGCCTGGTTATGAAGTTCTGTTGCTTGTTCCAGTCTGTTACCGcactttgctgctgttttatcTGTGCTAGTTCATTGTTTGTGCTTCTGATGTAAATCAGATCACTAAGTTCTCACAAAACATCAGTGGAAAATACCTTTTCAAGCTAATTTTGCTGGTGAAGGCAGTGCTTTTTGTAGTTATGGTCTAATTCACATAATTTATCAGCAAGCTCTTTGGCACACACCAGTCAAGGATTGAGTGTGACGTAAAGCATTAATCTTCATCCTTTATTACCTTCATAATATCATTATTAGAGTAATGTGAATGTGGTAGAGCTGACAAGCTCTCCATAAAACAAGCtgacaaaaatcatttttattttgcctgaaCTTTCTGGCTGCTGTTGCAAGTAAGGAACAGAAAGATTATATAGTGGCAGTAAACAAAGCAAAGGCAGCAAAACCTGAACAACATGGAGTTTAAAAGAATTTCAGGACTTCTTTCTATTGATTTTATGTATTGTTcattatgtttgtttatttgaatgTATTGACCAAAGCAGCTTTTACTGCTGACATCAGTAGCTGTTAATTGTACTGAGATGTTTGTACAATTTGTATGCCATCAGCACTGCATGAACTATGGTCCTTTCAAAATCAGTTATTTGGGTCACTGAGGCTACAGTGGAgtttaaaatctgcatttccAGTTCGTTTTGCAGAAAGAGAGCAATTACTGAGGGTAGTTCTTGTTAAAATTGATTATTCTTTATGCAAAAACGTTAAATAAAACGTTCTCATTAATCGTTGAAACGTAATATGTTTTCATTGTCAGATCTGGTGGCTGTCAGAAGTAAGGTCAGCCTGAGTTTTGAAATCATAAGAGAATATTTTACGTATTACTGTCTTTAAGTAAGCAGGGTGCTAGACTGTAGCAGCTTTCAACAGTATGTGTGGGAAGAAAATTCACATCCGTTAATTGGTAACATCTCAGTTTTCAACAACGTAACGGAGTGGACAACTTGTCTGTAACATTTTTTGATTAAAAGATAAAGTTCTTGCAAAATAGGTTAGAAATAAAGGCTCAGAATGCCTATCAAAAGATAAATCAGTTACGTAAAAAAGCACCCGTGTAAGGTTGAGGGGCTAACAATGTATTTTCAGTTTCCACAGCCTCAGtcgcagctcccagctcccaggccTTCAGGTCCACTGGTCCCGGCACCTCCTGTTCTTCTGCAGAACCAATATGAGCCAGTTCAGCCGCACTGGTTCTACTGCAAGGAGGTGGAGGACAAGCAAGTATGGATGCCATTCAGCATTCTGGATTCTGCAAAACTAGAGGAAGTCTATAATTCTGGTAAGTTAGGAACATTTTAATTGTGTCCTCAGAGGTGAGCGAAAGAAACCAGATGGAAGATAATAACGTCACTTGGATATGAAAGAATGACGTGGCAGTAAGGAGTAATGTTAGTATATATCtcaaagatgtattttatgaCACTTAGTGTGAATAAATTGTGGCAAATTATCTGTTGCTCGATGCTGTCAGTGTGAAGATGTACATCCCTAATGGATATTGCATTTTATCATGTACTACTTAtcattttctcattcctctTTTGTTAAACTCTGCCAACACTGGAGTAAATATTATGATTTGGGAGTTGTTTAAAGCTTGTGTGTATTCGTGTGTGTGCATCTGTGAACATACAGAGCACGTAGAAGCATTTTAGTAGCTACACATTGATTGTCTGAGATTCTGAAACTTCTCCTCCACAATATAAATATCTGTCTTAATGGCTTATTATCGAGGAAGATTAAAAAGAGTGCGTATGTTAGGATTGTAACTGAGCATGGCTTGTGTGTCACAGTCCAGCCTGATCCTGAGAGCGTGGTCCTGAGCACTGACGGGGGACGCTATGACGTGTATCTGTATGACAGAATGAGGAAAGCTGTCTACTGGGACGAAGAGCCTTCTGAAGTGAGACGGTGCATGTGGTTTTACAAGGGAGACAAGGACAGCCGCTTTATTCCTTACACTGAGGATTTTAGTGATAAGCTAGAGGTTAGTATGACTTTTACATAAACTTCAAGAAGAACTTGGAAGTACTTTTTGAGTTTGTGACCTTAGAATTACCTCCTTTTGTTTCATTACAATGATTTCCCAAATGTGCTTTCTGGAACATAAGTAAGCAAATTTCAGAAAGTGGAGTGgctaaaaaaatgcatttctcatGCGCAGGTCTTGCAGTGCTCTTGCCTAAAATCAACTTGTGTAGTGCTTCACCTGTGACACTTTTGAATAAATAAGCCGACGTAAATTATGACCTTAACGTTACAGATAATACACAGGGCCAAAAAATAATCTGTCTGAGAAGGCATGCTGATTTCATGTCACTTGTTTTCTGTTGCAGGCAGAATATAAAAGGGCTGTAACTACAAATCAATGGCACCGTCGACTTGAATTTCCAAATGGGGAGACAATTGTTATGCACAATCCCAAGGTAATAGGTTCTGGCAATTGGTTCTCACAGGATTCATGAGGGGTGAATGCACACATGGATGAGAGCATAAAGTGAATGCGGTGTTAGTCTTGCTTgaaatttacttatttattggTTTAGATTATGTGTGTATTAAAGATGATAATGCTTATAGAAACTGAACTCCTGCTTGCTTCGTTTTTCTGTCACATGATTAAAATAAAGTGCTTACTGAaatctagaaagaaaaagggtGTAGATTAGTTGAAATACTTACTAAGCATAACTGGCAACAAACAGGAGgcaatttaaattactttaacCTCAAACAGTCCGTACCAAATGgaaagtaattaaaacaaagagttTTCATGTGGAGAAGGGCATTAATCTAACTGTAAGGAAATTAGTTTGCATATCTAAGGCATGAGAAGTCTTCCACTGCAGCTATTTTTAGGCCATGAGAAAGTAGAATAGGAGTTAGACTTgatggtccttgtgggtcccttccaactcggtatattctgtgattccagaataactttaaagctttttttttttttttttaatactataaATGCTCTGCTGATAGTCTCTTGTGATTAAACTGTGGACTTCAGCCTTATTTACTAGTGTTGTTAACTGTTGCCTTATCACAGATACATTAATAAATGAAactgcaaataataaaaaaaatcagggttGCTCCTACATTATCCACGTGTTAATGTAGGTTTAGAAATTTCGTCCAGTAATAGTCCTGGAGAAGAAGCATTTAAACCACATAGTGTCAGACTGTACAGGATCAGCGTAAGTCTTATGAACAGTCATGCTACTGAATTCATCATTTTCTAGTGCTCCCAGGTTATTTCAagtgttttccttccctgaaaAGCACTGCTCACTTTTTCACCTTGAGATAGAATAATTGTAAATAGTGGTCAGCGTCTTCACAAAAAAATAGTCATCTGCTAAGGAGAAGTGGGCACTGGAGTCCAGGAAAGAGAAGATTGAATGCTGCTTGCCTGAGGAATTAAAATTGTTCAGAATCACTGAGCAGGCCAGCATCTTCAGGTAGTGGTTACTTTAAGTCATGTGgttgcttttcaaaataatgaaaattatctGTGTAATTTTGGAGTCTAGTTTAGAAGAAGCTGTATGGAATAGTCCATAGGGTTTTGTAAGACTTTTTTTCATGTGTGCTAACTGAAGAAATCATTTGAGCTTCATATGCAAACTAAGCAATCAAACAGAAAGCATGTTAAACCACACAATGCTTTTAGACTACCAACCCAAATCATAtatgttttttgtatttataattggaaaatgtgttctttttcaGGTCATAGTTCAGTTCCAGCCTTCTGCCACGCCAGATGAATGGGGCACCTCTCAAGATGGTCAGGCGAGACCAAGGGTAGTAAAACGTGGAATTGATGATGACCACGATGACATTCCTGATGGTATGTGCTTAGTGTGTGGGGGGTCAGCAGCTTCAGCTGTCAGTTCAGTTCAAAAGCTGGACGGGAGTGGGTGGAGCAGCAATGCACTGTTTGTGCCTGGAGCCTAGAAGTTAAGGTTGCTCCTTCATCTGAGCTGCTTGCGTGAGGTtatttggtggtgttttttgatCAAAGCAGTCTTGTGGGCTGCATGGTTTCCTGACCCTATGCTGTGCAATAGGTGTTATGGAGCAAGTAAAGTAGCTTGATTCTAAGCTTCACTGCTGCAGTAAATGTTGGCATTctgaatttttcctttcctctttctccaggAGAAATGGCCCAAATTGATCATCTAGTATTTATGGTTCATGGCATAGGTCCTGTATGTGACTTGAGATTTAGAAGCATTGTTGAATGTGGtaagttttcttccttgtttaattggcaatttttttcttaactgttgAAAAGTAGATCTCTTACGCATATAAACATgtcttcaaaaatataaatatgacaAGTTTTTTACTGTTAAGTTCAATTTCTGGtagttttttttcccagttatttTCCAACAGTGGAATTTGTTTAGTCAGACTTACAGCTTTAATTGTTGCTATGAGTTCTTCAGTGTTAGACTTGCaagtggtgtttctttttttttttttttttttttttaatatactccAGGATGGTTGAATGAATTAAGATGGCTATGTCTGGTCATGaagtaaaaatgtgttttttgtgaTGTTAAATAGAAGCTTactaaaaagacaaaaaaaaataatatatttcttataGGTATAGAAGTAATATTTGCAAAAGCCTTTCCGCTTTGTCATTTCcttcatttgtattttgattgtttgttgaaactgtgggggggggagagaataCCTGTAATTGTGTGTTACTTGAGTGCTGCTACCACTGGATTTTCATGACTTTGCTTCTCTACAGTTGATGATTTTAGGACTGTTTCTCTGAAGTTGTTACAGACTCACTTCAAGAAATCTTTAGAGGAACGTAAAGTGAGCAGGGTGGAATTCCTCCCAGTTCACTGGCATAGCTCTCTGCATGGAGATGCAACGGGTGTAGACAGGTGAGTACATTGTTTATTGTCTCAGAGAAGTAAATACACTTATTAGGCTAGATGAATAAATGTATGACTGGGTCACAAAAAGAATCACAAATTGTTTTGTAATTGACACTTTGATGTGGAGTATAGGGAAAGCTGGGAAGACGTGGAATATTTCTACTTCAGTACTAATATGAATTCCAACTTGCAAATCATCATGCCTTTTACCCCATTAAGGCCTCTCTTCCCATCTCATGCTTACTTTCCTCTTTAATTTTTGAGTTCTTTTCCACTTCTCTTACCAATCTTTTCCCAAAACTTCCTTGTGACAGCAACGTTTAAAGAGAGATTATTTCAGGCATCCATTCAGCCTGGAgggtgggggagaaaaagggagcCATGTCTTTCTCAAATACATCCTATCAGCAGAGTGCACTGATGTATGAATATGCAATCAGGCCAGAAAGCTATATGCTTTTAAAGATGTCTGTAAAGAACATATCTGTGGTATTTAGACTGCAGCTTTAGAAATTGTTGTTTCAAAAGCTAGCAAAGTACTTACCTGCATTTCTTTAAACGTGTTCATCCTTCTAACGCTTCTGTGTTACTACCAGGAACATTAAGAAAATCACTTTGCCGAGCATTGGACGGCTGCGCCACTTCACCAATGAGACACTCCTTGACATCCTGTTTTACAACAGCCCCACCTACTGTCAGACGATTGTGGATAAAGTAGGGATGGAAATGAACCGTTTGTACGCACTTTTCATGAGTCGCAACCCAGACTTCAAAGGGGGAGTCTCTGTGGCTGGACACAGCTTAGGTAATTATTTAGAAAACTCTTTTAGGATAAAACCAGCATTCCTACAGTAAGGAAAACGGAACCTTTGTTAAGCTGTGACTGTCTTCCAGAATACTGCTAACTAAAAATTAAGCACCACTCAATAGCTATGTTTATAAAGCTTTGTGAGAAGTTCATACTTCCTGGATACACATATATTGGTCCCTGCATTAGTTTGCTTCATGAAGACTTAATGTCtaatttgtgtttaaaaattgATGGGTTATCTGGTGTCATGTTAGATGGGTAACCTCCTTAGTAAAGTA harbors:
- the SEC23IP gene encoding SEC23-interacting protein isoform X2 — translated: MAAAKPGAGGGGSGTNLLFSSSATEFNFTVPFIPVSQAPAVPPGPALLAADDSADVGEEDSFLGQTTASPNPPQTFNYFSQVPSSSDPFGSIGQPPLTTVAPPAGAPAFSRPPTSLPLGSGPQDGQNAFSPHVPKSQASYGTPPTSQGGMAAYQTPQQSCPPPNVSALPHGASPQGFNPYRHTTLSSRANPYLTPPQLQQSPPPGQAAHPPSSVPPVQMYQTPPGALAQPQSQLPAPRPSGPLVPAPPVLLQNQYEPVQPHWFYCKEVEDKQVWMPFSILDSAKLEEVYNSVQPDPESVVLSTDGGRYDVYLYDRMRKAVYWDEEPSEVRRCMWFYKGDKDSRFIPYTEDFSDKLEAEYKRAVTTNQWHRRLEFPNGETIVMHNPKVIVQFQPSATPDEWGTSQDGQARPRVVKRGIDDDHDDIPDGEMAQIDHLVFMVHGIGPVCDLRFRSIVECVDDFRTVSLKLLQTHFKKSLEERKVSRVEFLPVHWHSSLHGDATGVDRNIKKITLPSIGRLRHFTNETLLDILFYNSPTYCQTIVDKVGMEMNRLYALFMSRNPDFKGGVSVAGHSLGSLVLFDILSNQKDLASSVNTGAFSGVNGTVKDVAIHDKQMAEDTSSLGSSITTSGDDLCEPDIDDDVPTLQKTLEMLSLSDYASTFEKERIDMESLLMCTIDDLKEMGIPLGPRKKIANFVKDRAAKQEQKKAAAEKKAVLAATLQTQEASQKAKETVTSISPSESGQQHSKRRLPFGASVSSVNIDYEYFEVGTGQVSVVYNALDFEPDIFFALGSPIGVFLTVRGLEKIDENYRLPTCKGFFNIYHPLDPVAYRLEPMIIEDLDLKPVLIPHHKGRKRLHLELKDSLSRMGSDLKQGFISSLKSAWQTLNEFARAHTSSTQLQAELEKVANQIKEEEEKQVVEAEKITESPEPPKDEDFSVKVGMLNGGRRIDYVLQEKPIESFNEYLFALQSHLCYWASEDTALLFLKEIYRTMNINPEQPQH
- the SEC23IP gene encoding SEC23-interacting protein isoform X1; amino-acid sequence: MAAAKPGAGGGGSGTNLLFSSSATEFNFTVPFIPVSQAPAVPPGPALLAADDSADVGEEDSFLGQTTASPNPPQTFNYFSQVPSSSDPFGSIGQPPLTTVAPPAGAPAFSRPPTSLPLGSGPQDGQNAFSPHVPKSQASYGTPPTSQGGMAAYQTPQQSCPPPNVSALPHGASPQGFNPYRHTTLSSRANPYLTPPQLQQSPPPGQAAHPPSSVPPVQMYQTPPGALAQFPQPQSQLPAPRPSGPLVPAPPVLLQNQYEPVQPHWFYCKEVEDKQVWMPFSILDSAKLEEVYNSVQPDPESVVLSTDGGRYDVYLYDRMRKAVYWDEEPSEVRRCMWFYKGDKDSRFIPYTEDFSDKLEAEYKRAVTTNQWHRRLEFPNGETIVMHNPKVIVQFQPSATPDEWGTSQDGQARPRVVKRGIDDDHDDIPDGEMAQIDHLVFMVHGIGPVCDLRFRSIVECVDDFRTVSLKLLQTHFKKSLEERKVSRVEFLPVHWHSSLHGDATGVDRNIKKITLPSIGRLRHFTNETLLDILFYNSPTYCQTIVDKVGMEMNRLYALFMSRNPDFKGGVSVAGHSLGSLVLFDILSNQKDLASSVNTGAFSGVNGTVKDVAIHDKQMAEDTSSLGSSITTSGDDLCEPDIDDDVPTLQKTLEMLSLSDYASTFEKERIDMESLLMCTIDDLKEMGIPLGPRKKIANFVKDRAAKQEQKKAAAEKKAVLAATLQTQEASQKAKETVTSISPSESGQQHSKRRLPFGASVSSVNIDYEYFEVGTGQVSVVYNALDFEPDIFFALGSPIGVFLTVRGLEKIDENYRLPTCKGFFNIYHPLDPVAYRLEPMIIEDLDLKPVLIPHHKGRKRLHLELKDSLSRMGSDLKQGFISSLKSAWQTLNEFARAHTSSTQLQAELEKVANQIKEEEEKQVVEAEKITESPEPPKDEDFSVKVGMLNGGRRIDYVLQEKPIESFNEYLFALQSHLCYWASEDTALLFLKEIYRTMNINPEQPQH